A window from Schistocerca gregaria isolate iqSchGreg1 chromosome 8, iqSchGreg1.2, whole genome shotgun sequence encodes these proteins:
- the LOC126284327 gene encoding fatty acid-binding protein, adipocyte-like — translation MVKQFSGKKYELDVTSQENMDAFLQAVGVDDADRRKEILGTKITIGLAVNGDEYTFSLEGAGRKFDTKCKLDEEFDETMWDRTTRSKYSVKGGDTVVHWAKYPDGKIITSETKYSADKALQTVTLGNVVAKKTFKAI, via the exons ATGGTGAAACAGTTCTCAGGGAAGAAGTACGAGCTGGATGTCACCAGCCAGGAGAACATGGACGCCTTCCTGCAAGCCGTCG GTGTCGACGatgcagataggcggaaagaaatACTGGGAACCAAAATAACCATCGGTTTGGCGGTGAATGGCGACGAGTACACTTTCAGTTTGGAAGGGGCCGGCCGCAAGTTTGACACCAAGTGCAAGCTGGACGAGGAATTCGACGAGACGATGTGGGACCGCACAACACGCAGCAAGTACTCTGTCAAGGGTGGagacacagtggtgcactgggcgaAGTACCCGGACGGCAAGATCATCACATCGGAGACAAAGTACTCGGCTGACAAGGCTCTGCAG ACAGTCACTCTTGGTAATGTTGTTGCAAAGAAGACATTCAAGGCCATCTGA